A window of the Scophthalmus maximus strain ysfricsl-2021 chromosome 8, ASM2237912v1, whole genome shotgun sequence genome harbors these coding sequences:
- the tnrc6c2 gene encoding trinucleotide repeat-containing gene 6C protein isoform X5: MEERKKKKQEEKTKKDTAQKKAADQKPKDTSLQSGPGAQYETSHWEASLPVDSPSSANSWDKVIIDKSDTETWPSIRCNSDPSSPAAPECPLSSASSDLDTSAVTNTNSSSFLSMATGAAGQQAHYPSLKANNNMMTGPGSANTLAGNRGWGSDGKQDGMNGGRVGAPNNWGSPNFNLNLNPNANPSAWPVLGHEGGGLNGVSNSASLPPGINGNGNLGNGSLGGMDNSGGGWGGMISPNENDRQQPSSNASLSFKMDPANLNTDGPNHTKQQQQVQEPMSPIHGLTGWGGQSPTESSQLNGDTSSSLWGGGETKTADSPKDSGWDSTPSGGLSAWGRQGSGGGSSGSGGWGDWGKSSGGGDGSKGWDSVDAGSSGSGQEQKPCSWGQQPGTAPASDGSGDSSEGRSQHRDRSSSMDYTPVLPRQDLDPRVLSNTGWGQTPIRQHTVWEMEEASSDDGKSSSSSDTIVSSGSSGGPSSTNGGTINPNIGTSQRHGSGVKSDTEDSSSSGWGPPPPQPIQTGSGWGEPQQSLSKAPNGTTSSWGDPLPTNGPKSGGTPSWGSEDKSPKWADGPMKSQPTNWGEGPKSSHGWGSSNGGSNGPSTGDWGDPAVKNNGSSSNMWEGEGGNVGNSGWKESPRGGNRGGDRGGDRGGGSWGKSAPAVSNSSWVETSRANGPVQGGWASSKPQESSSSSTGSGGGGSIGSWGGPGSVKQNTSNWGNVSKQDQGTDPTGWQEPSPPSIRRKMEIDDGTSTWGDPNVYNKTVNMWDRNNPNGNPANSGPPPSKNGGMIMPNNNNNNHSVSPGNNNHHHAHHMHHHPHHGQPPTHLQHHGNNNGSTNNAASHPGAGPQGRSPLANPGWGELPSVQPKSEPAWGEPAAPTSTVDNGTSAWGKPQGGVGGWGDGGHESSGPYGRANGPAGSAPCKPGPKPMQDGWGNGGEEMGMSSSQWDTEEGDMWNSPTSQESSSSCNSWGNGPKKGPSKVKMSNKPDEAWIMNRLIKQLTDMGFPRDPAEEALKSNNMNLDQAMSALLEKKTDLDKRGMGMSDYSNGMNKPMMCRPSALSKDPSDRNTFLDKDVGLSDDAPPSPFLPSPSLKLPLINSSLPGQGLGQGNLGLAMQNLNNRQIPSGMFGSSGAAQTRAMQQQQQQQQQQQQQPPPQQPVPPLSSSQPSLRAQVPQFLSPQVQAQLLQFAAKNIGLNPALLTSPINPQQMTLLYQLQQLQMAYQRLQIQQQMMQAQRNVSGPIRQQEQQVARTITNMQQQIQQHQRQLYQALLMKQQQLPSHSSSSSSSGLHPPGGSAGGHGSGKTTLDPFTGPHQAPGLVDSLHTKEPPSSPSAYSAYPLSGLNPNMNVNCMEVGGLSLKEPPQPQSRLSQWTHSNSMDSSNSSNMENHLNKHGAISAASSLGPPGKPTQLEDSYSPYNLISGSEPSTSQDSWGQGKSPNEKISNGTNINWPPEFCPGVPWKGLQNIDPENDPNMTPGSVPSGPTINTNIHDVNRYLLRDRNGGKMSDMKSTWSPGPISQSQASLSHELWKVPQGPRSSTAPSRPPPGLTHSKSSSTWGGNSLGLGQGWSGNYTSEGTTWSTDSSTRTSSWLVLRNLTPQIDGSTLRTLCMQHGPLITFHLNLTQGNAVVRYSSKDEAAKAQKSLHMCVLGNTTILAEFAGEEEVNRFFAQGQSLGANTTSWQANPGTNQNRMGGAAQSHSIGQWGNSVGGGKVSGGDLLWGGVPQYSSLWGPPSGEDARVIGSPTPINTLLPGDLLSGESM; this comes from the exons ACACATCCCTCCAGAGTGGCCCTGGTGCCCAGTATGAGACCTCTCATTGGGAAGCCTCATTGCCAGTTGACAGCCCCTCCAGTGCCAACAGCTGGGACAAAGTGATTATTGACAAAAGTGACACAGAAACTTGGCCTTCCATCAGATGCAATAGTGACCCCAGCAGCCCTGCAGCACCAGAATGCCCATTGAGCTCAGCTAGCTCTGACCTAGACACCAGtgctgtcacaaacacaaatagtAGTAGTTTTCTGAGTATGGCCACAGGTGCCGCAGGCCAGCAGGCCCACTATCCCTCTCTCAAAGCTAACAATAACATGATGACGGGACCTGGGTCAGCCAACACACTAGCTGGTAATAGAGGCTGGGGCTCAGATGGGAAACAAGATGGTATGAATGGTGGTCGAGTAGGAGCACCCAATAACTGGGGGTCTCCCAATTTTAACTTGAACCTCAATCCCAATGCAAACCCTTCAGCCTGGCCTGTTCTGGGCCATGAGGGTGGTGGCCTCAATGGAGTCTCCAACTCTGCATCTCTCCCACCAGGTATTAATGGTAATGGAAACTTGGGAAACGGGAGCCTTGGAGGCATGGATAATAGTGGGGGAGGTTGGGGTGGCATGATAAGTCCCAACGAAAATGATCGTCAACAACCGTCAAGCAACGCAAGCTTGTCCTTCAAAATGGACCCTGCTAACCTTAATACTGATGGACCAAACCACACTAAGCAACAGCAGCAAGTGCAGGAGCCTATGAGCCCTATACATGGATTAACTGGCTGGGGAGGTCAATCACCCACTGAATCATCACAGCTCAATGGGGACACAAGTAGCTCTTTATGGGGTGGTGGAGAAACAAAGACAGCTGACTCTCCCAAAGACTCAGGCTGGGACTCAACTCCTTCTGGAGGCCTTTCAGCCTGGGGCCGCCAAGGCAGTGGTGGAGGGAGTAGTGGAAGTGGTGGCTGGGGTGATTGGGGAAAATCCTCTGGGGGTGGAGATGGATCTAAAGGCTGGGACTCAGTAGACGCTGGTAGTTCCGGTTCAGGCCAAGAGCAGAAACCATGTTCATGGGGCCAGCAGCCTGGAACAGCCCCAGCAAGTGACGGTAGTGGAGACAGCAGTGAAGGTCGATCCCAACACAGAGACAGGTCCTCCAGCATGGATTACACGCCTGTGCTACCACGGCAGGACCTGGACCCTAGGGTGCTTAGCAACACAGGTTGGGGACAGACCCCCATTCGACAGCACACAGTATGGGAGATGGAAGAAGCCAGTTCTGATGATGGGAAGAGTAGCAGCAGCTCAGACACCATAGTAAGCTCCGGCTCTAGTGGTGGACCCTCATCTACCAATGGCGGCACCATCAACCCAAACATTGGCACCAGTCAGAGGCATGGTTCTGGGGTAAAGAGTGACACAGAAGACTCATCATCCTCTGGCTGGGGACCCCCTCCACCTCAGCCAATCCAGACTGGATCAGGGTGGGGAGAACCTCAACAGTCACTCAGCAAAGCCCCAAATGGTACCACCAGTAGCTGGGGAGACCCTTTGCCTACCAATGGTCCTAAAAGTGGAGGTACGCCATCCTGGGGTTCTGAGGACAAGTCACCAAAGTGGGCTGATGGCCCCATGAAAAGCCAGCCTACTAACTGGGGAGAAGGCCCCAAAAGCTCCCATGGTTGGGGAAGCAGTAATGGTGGCTCTAATGGTCCCAGCACAGGCGATTGGGGAGATCCAGCGGTCAAAAACAATGGATCCTCCAGCAACAtgtgggaaggagaaggagggaatGTAGGAAATAGTGGATGGAAGGAAAGTCCCAGAGGTGGAAATagaggaggagatagaggaggagatagaggaggaggcagctggGGCAAGTCTGCCCCTGCTGTGAGTAATAGCAGCTGGGTGGAGACCTCACGTGCCAATGGTCCAGTACAGGGAGGCTGGGCATCTTCTAAGCCCCAGGAAAGCAGCAGTAGCAGTACTGGCAGTGGAGGAGGTGGCAGCATTGGTTCTTGGGGTGGTCCTGGTTCTGTGAAACAGAACACCTCTAACTGGGGCAATGTCAGCAAACAGGACCAGGGCACAGATCCCACTGGCTGGCAAGagccctcccctccctccattcgCAGGAAGATGGAGATTGACGATGGGACATCCACCTGGGGTGATCCCAATGTCTACAACAAAACTGTCAACATGTGGGATCGCAACAATCCCAATGGTAACCCAGCCAACAGTGGCCCTCCTCCCAGTAAGAATGGTGGAATGATTATGcccaacaataacaacaacaatcactCAGTCAGCCCTGGGAACAACAATCACCATCACGCTCACCATATGCACCACCATCCCCATCATGGCCAACCCCCAACTCACCTGCAACACCACGGAAACAACAATGGGTCAACCAACAATGCTGCTTCACACCCAGGTGCTGGCCCCCAGGGTAGATCTCCCCTCGCCAACCCAG GTTGGGGAGAGCTTCCCAGTGTTCAGCCCAAGTCGGAGCCTGCTTGGGGAGAGCCAGCAGCTCCAACGTCAACTGTTGACAATGGTACCTCTGCCTGGGGCAAGCCCCAAGGGGGGGTAGGAGGGTGGGGAGACGGTGGCCACGAGTCCTCTGGACCCTATGGCAGGGCCAATGGACCCGCAGGTTCTGCACCTTGCAAGCCAG GCCCCAAACCTATGCAAGATGGCTGGGGAAATGGAGGCGAGGAGATGGGCATGTCTAGCAGCCAATGGGATACCGAGGAGGGGGATATGTGGAACAGCCCCACCTCCCAGGAGAGCAGCTCTTCATGCAACTCTTGGGGCAATGGACCCAAGAAAGGCCCAAGCAAG GTGAAGATGAGCAACAAGCCAGATGAGGCCTGGATCATGAATCGTCTCATCAAACAGCTCACTGACATGGGTTTTCCG AGAGACCCTGCTGAGGAGGCTTTAAAGAGCAACAACATGAACCTTGACCAGGCCATGA GCGCCCTGTTGGAGAAGAAGACGGACCTGGATAAGCGGGGCATGGGCATGTCTGATTACAGCAATGGCATGAACAAGCCCATGATGTGTCGGCCCTCAGCACTCTCCAAAGACCCCTCTGACCGCAACACCTTTCTCGACAAG GATGTTGGTCTGTCAGATGATGCCCCCCCATCACCGTTTCTGCCTTCCCCCAGCCTGAAGCTCCCCCTGATCAACAGTAGCCTTCCTGGGCAGGGTCTGGGACAGGGCAACCTGGGGCTGGCGATGCAAAACTTGAACAACAGACAG aTACCCAGTGGAATGTTTGGCAGTAGTGGAGCAGCACAAACCCGGgccatgcagcagcagcagcagcagcagcagcagcagcagcagcagccgcctccTCAGCAACCTGTGCCACCTCTCAGCTCCTCCCAGCCTAGTCTACGTGCTCAAGTGCCTCAGTTTCTCTCCCCTCag GTCCAAGCACAGCTCTTGCAGTTTGCAGCAAAAAATATAGGTCTGAACCCTGCACTTTTAACCTCACCAATAAACCCTCAACAAATGACCCTGTTGTACCAACTTCAGCAGCTGCAAATG GCGTACCAGCGTTTACAAatccagcagcagatgatgcaGGCGCAGCGCAATGTTTCCGGGCCCATTCGACAACAAGAGCAGCAA GTTGCACGTACAATCACcaacatgcagcagcagatccAGCAGCACCAGCGTCAGCTGTACCAGGCGCTGCtgatgaagcagcagcaacttccctctcattcctcctcctcttcctcctctggtctGCATCCCCCTGGTGGCTCCGCTGGAGGTCATGGCTCCGGCAAAACAACCCTGGACCCCTTTACAGGCCCACACCAGGCTCCGGGCCTCGTCGATTCACTGCACACCAAAGAGCCACCCTCTTCGCCCAGCGCCTACAGCGCCTACCCTCTCT ctggACTGAACCcaaacatgaatgtaaactgCATGGAGGTTGGGGGTCTGTCCCTGAAGGAGCCCCCTCAGCCCCAATCCCGCCTGTCCCAGTGGACACACTCCAACTCCATGGACTCTAGCAACTCCTCAAACATGGAGAACCACCTCAATAAGCATG GTGCCATTTCTGCTGCCTCTTCTCTGGGCCCCCCTGGGAAGCCCACCCAGCTGGAGGACTCATACAGCCCTTACAATCTTATATCCGGCTCTGAGCCCTCCACCAGCCAAGACAGTTGGGGCCAGGGCAAGAGCCCCAATGAAAAGATCTCTAATGGGACCAACATTAACTGGCCCCCAG AGTTCTGCCCTGGTGTGCCATGGAAAGGCCTTCAGAACATCGATCCCGAAAATGACCCCAACATGACCCCTGGCAGCGTCCCCAGTGGTCCCACCATCAACACCAACATTCACGATGTTAACCGCTACCTGCTGCGAGACAGGAATGGAG gtaaaatgtctgacatgaAGTCCACCTGGTCCCCAGGGCCCATCTCCCAGAGCCAAGCCTCTCTGTCCCACGAGCTGTGGAAAGTCCCCCAGGGGCCGCGCAGCTCCACAGCTCCTTCTCGCCCCCCACCGGGCCTCACCCACAGCAAGTCCTCCTCTACCTGGGGCGGCAACTCACTGGGTCTGGGCCAAGGCTGGAGTGGCAACTACACCTCTG AGGGAACCACCTGGAGTACTGACAGCTCCACCAGGACCAGCAGCTGGCTGGTGCTGAGGAATCTCACCCCACAA ATTGATGGTTCAACTCTGCGGACCCTGTGCATGCAGCACGGCCCCCTGATCACATTCCACCTCAACCTGACCCAGGGGAACGCCGTTGTGCGCTACAGCTCCAAGGACGAGGCCGCCAAGGCACAGAAGTCTCTGCACAT GTGTGTGCTTGGAAACACCACTATCCTGGCGGAGTTTGctggcgaggaggaggtgaaccgCTTCTTTGCACAAGGTCAGTCGCTAGGGGCAAACACCACTAGCTGGCAGGCCAACCCGGGAACCAATCAAAACAGAATGGGCGGGGCAGCGCAGTCCCACTCCATTGGCCAATGGGGCAACAGCGTTGGTGGAGGCAAGGTCAGCGGAGGCGACCTGCTGTGGGGCGGGGTGCCCCAGTACTCCAGCCTGTGGGGGCCGCCCAGTGGAGAGGATGCCCGCGTGATCGGGAGCCCGACCCCCATCAACACCCTGCTGCCTGGAGACCTACTTAGTGGGGAGTCCATGTAG
- the tnrc6c2 gene encoding trinucleotide repeat-containing gene 6C protein isoform X3, giving the protein MEERKKKKQEEKTKKDTAQKKAADQKPKVPEPSPGPPHHLHPASPTLPLSSSSSSSSGNGKRASSSSQLPTQTPPQQQCQLSSASARYPPREVPPRFRQQEHKQLLKRGQPLPAGAFSALTLSFSSTSSSSSYSSSSTSISSTTPNSATSTAGKRHPDTSLQSGPGAQYETSHWEASLPVDSPSSANSWDKVIIDKSDTETWPSIRCNSDPSSPAAPECPLSSASSDLDTSAVTNTNSSSFLSMATGAAGQQAHYPSLKANNNMMTGPGSANTLAGNRGWGSDGKQDGMNGGRVGAPNNWGSPNFNLNLNPNANPSAWPVLGHEGGGLNGVSNSASLPPGINGNGNLGNGSLGGMDNSGGGWGGMISPNENDRQQPSSNASLSFKMDPANLNTDGPNHTKQQQQVQEPMSPIHGLTGWGGQSPTESSQLNGDTSSSLWGGGETKTADSPKDSGWDSTPSGGLSAWGRQGSGGGSSGSGGWGDWGKSSGGGDGSKGWDSVDAGSSGSGQEQKPCSWGQQPGTAPASDGSGDSSEGRSQHRDRSSSMDYTPVLPRQDLDPRVLSNTGWGQTPIRQHTVWEMEEASSDDGKSSSSSDTIVSSGSSGGPSSTNGGTINPNIGTSQRHGSGVKSDTEDSSSSGWGPPPPQPIQTGSGWGEPQQSLSKAPNGTTSSWGDPLPTNGPKSGGTPSWGSEDKSPKWADGPMKSQPTNWGEGPKSSHGWGSSNGGSNGPSTGDWGDPAVKNNGSSSNMWEGEGGNVGNSGWKESPRGGNRGGDRGGDRGGGSWGKSAPAVSNSSWVETSRANGPVQGGWASSKPQESSSSSTGSGGGGSIGSWGGPGSVKQNTSNWGNVSKQDQGTDPTGWQEPSPPSIRRKMEIDDGTSTWGDPNVYNKTVNMWDRNNPNGNPANSGPPPSKNGGMIMPNNNNNNHSVSPGNNNHHHAHHMHHHPHHGQPPTHLQHHGNNNGSTNNAASHPGAGPQGRSPLANPGWGELPSVQPKSEPAWGEPAAPTSTVDNGTSAWGKPQGGVGGWGDGGHESSGPYGRANGPAGSAPCKPGPKPMQDGWGNGGEEMGMSSSQWDTEEGDMWNSPTSQESSSSCNSWGNGPKKGPSKVKMSNKPDEAWIMNRLIKQLTDMGFPRDPAEEALKSNNMNLDQAMSALLEKKTDLDKRGMGMSDYSNGMNKPMMCRPSALSKDPSDRNTFLDKDVGLSDDAPPSPFLPSPSLKLPLINSSLPGQGLGQGNLGLAMQNLNNRQIPSGMFGSSGAAQTRAMQQQQQQQQQQQQQPPPQQPVPPLSSSQPSLRAQVPQFLSPQVQAQLLQFAAKNIGLNPALLTSPINPQQMTLLYQLQQLQMAYQRLQIQQQMMQAQRNVSGPIRQQEQQVARTITNMQQQIQQHQRQLYQALLMKQQQLPSHSSSSSSSGLHPPGGSAGGHGSGKTTLDPFTGPHQAPGLVDSLHTKEPPSSPSAYSAYPLSGLNPNMNVNCMEVGGLSLKEPPQPQSRLSQWTHSNSMDSSNSSNMENHLNKHGAISAASSLGPPGKPTQLEDSYSPYNLISGSEPSTSQDSWGQGKSPNEKISNGTNINWPPEFCPGVPWKGLQNIDPENDPNMTPGSVPSGPTINTNIHDVNRYLLRDRNGGKMSDMKSTWSPGPISQSQASLSHELWKVPQGPRSSTAPSRPPPGLTHSKSSSTWGGNSLGLGQGWSGNYTSEGTTWSTDSSTRTSSWLVLRNLTPQIDGSTLRTLCMQHGPLITFHLNLTQGNAVVRYSSKDEAAKAQKSLHMCVLGNTTILAEFAGEEEVNRFFAQGQSLGANTTSWQANPGTNQNRMGGAAQSHSIGQWGNSVGGGKVSGGDLLWGGVPQYSSLWGPPSGEDARVIGSPTPINTLLPGDLLSGESM; this is encoded by the exons TGCCAGAGCCCAGCCCCGGCCcaccccaccacctccaccctgcCAGCCCTACgctgcccctctcctcctcctcttcttcttcttctggcaaTGGCAAGCGCGCCTCCTCCAGTAGCCAGCTCCCGACTCAGACTCCCCCTCAGCAGCAGTGCCAGTTGTCCTCTGCCAGTGCTCGCTACCCGCCCAGAGAGGTGCCCCCACGCTTCCGCCAGCAGGAGCACAAGCAGCTACTGAAGAGAGGCCAGCCGCTGCCTGCAGGAGCCTTCAGCGCTCTgaccctctccttctcctccacttcctcctcctcatcttactcttcttcttctacaagTATCAGCAGCACTACCCCAAACTCTGCCACGTCCACTGCGGGCAAACGCCACCCAG ACACATCCCTCCAGAGTGGCCCTGGTGCCCAGTATGAGACCTCTCATTGGGAAGCCTCATTGCCAGTTGACAGCCCCTCCAGTGCCAACAGCTGGGACAAAGTGATTATTGACAAAAGTGACACAGAAACTTGGCCTTCCATCAGATGCAATAGTGACCCCAGCAGCCCTGCAGCACCAGAATGCCCATTGAGCTCAGCTAGCTCTGACCTAGACACCAGtgctgtcacaaacacaaatagtAGTAGTTTTCTGAGTATGGCCACAGGTGCCGCAGGCCAGCAGGCCCACTATCCCTCTCTCAAAGCTAACAATAACATGATGACGGGACCTGGGTCAGCCAACACACTAGCTGGTAATAGAGGCTGGGGCTCAGATGGGAAACAAGATGGTATGAATGGTGGTCGAGTAGGAGCACCCAATAACTGGGGGTCTCCCAATTTTAACTTGAACCTCAATCCCAATGCAAACCCTTCAGCCTGGCCTGTTCTGGGCCATGAGGGTGGTGGCCTCAATGGAGTCTCCAACTCTGCATCTCTCCCACCAGGTATTAATGGTAATGGAAACTTGGGAAACGGGAGCCTTGGAGGCATGGATAATAGTGGGGGAGGTTGGGGTGGCATGATAAGTCCCAACGAAAATGATCGTCAACAACCGTCAAGCAACGCAAGCTTGTCCTTCAAAATGGACCCTGCTAACCTTAATACTGATGGACCAAACCACACTAAGCAACAGCAGCAAGTGCAGGAGCCTATGAGCCCTATACATGGATTAACTGGCTGGGGAGGTCAATCACCCACTGAATCATCACAGCTCAATGGGGACACAAGTAGCTCTTTATGGGGTGGTGGAGAAACAAAGACAGCTGACTCTCCCAAAGACTCAGGCTGGGACTCAACTCCTTCTGGAGGCCTTTCAGCCTGGGGCCGCCAAGGCAGTGGTGGAGGGAGTAGTGGAAGTGGTGGCTGGGGTGATTGGGGAAAATCCTCTGGGGGTGGAGATGGATCTAAAGGCTGGGACTCAGTAGACGCTGGTAGTTCCGGTTCAGGCCAAGAGCAGAAACCATGTTCATGGGGCCAGCAGCCTGGAACAGCCCCAGCAAGTGACGGTAGTGGAGACAGCAGTGAAGGTCGATCCCAACACAGAGACAGGTCCTCCAGCATGGATTACACGCCTGTGCTACCACGGCAGGACCTGGACCCTAGGGTGCTTAGCAACACAGGTTGGGGACAGACCCCCATTCGACAGCACACAGTATGGGAGATGGAAGAAGCCAGTTCTGATGATGGGAAGAGTAGCAGCAGCTCAGACACCATAGTAAGCTCCGGCTCTAGTGGTGGACCCTCATCTACCAATGGCGGCACCATCAACCCAAACATTGGCACCAGTCAGAGGCATGGTTCTGGGGTAAAGAGTGACACAGAAGACTCATCATCCTCTGGCTGGGGACCCCCTCCACCTCAGCCAATCCAGACTGGATCAGGGTGGGGAGAACCTCAACAGTCACTCAGCAAAGCCCCAAATGGTACCACCAGTAGCTGGGGAGACCCTTTGCCTACCAATGGTCCTAAAAGTGGAGGTACGCCATCCTGGGGTTCTGAGGACAAGTCACCAAAGTGGGCTGATGGCCCCATGAAAAGCCAGCCTACTAACTGGGGAGAAGGCCCCAAAAGCTCCCATGGTTGGGGAAGCAGTAATGGTGGCTCTAATGGTCCCAGCACAGGCGATTGGGGAGATCCAGCGGTCAAAAACAATGGATCCTCCAGCAACAtgtgggaaggagaaggagggaatGTAGGAAATAGTGGATGGAAGGAAAGTCCCAGAGGTGGAAATagaggaggagatagaggaggagatagaggaggaggcagctggGGCAAGTCTGCCCCTGCTGTGAGTAATAGCAGCTGGGTGGAGACCTCACGTGCCAATGGTCCAGTACAGGGAGGCTGGGCATCTTCTAAGCCCCAGGAAAGCAGCAGTAGCAGTACTGGCAGTGGAGGAGGTGGCAGCATTGGTTCTTGGGGTGGTCCTGGTTCTGTGAAACAGAACACCTCTAACTGGGGCAATGTCAGCAAACAGGACCAGGGCACAGATCCCACTGGCTGGCAAGagccctcccctccctccattcgCAGGAAGATGGAGATTGACGATGGGACATCCACCTGGGGTGATCCCAATGTCTACAACAAAACTGTCAACATGTGGGATCGCAACAATCCCAATGGTAACCCAGCCAACAGTGGCCCTCCTCCCAGTAAGAATGGTGGAATGATTATGcccaacaataacaacaacaatcactCAGTCAGCCCTGGGAACAACAATCACCATCACGCTCACCATATGCACCACCATCCCCATCATGGCCAACCCCCAACTCACCTGCAACACCACGGAAACAACAATGGGTCAACCAACAATGCTGCTTCACACCCAGGTGCTGGCCCCCAGGGTAGATCTCCCCTCGCCAACCCAG GTTGGGGAGAGCTTCCCAGTGTTCAGCCCAAGTCGGAGCCTGCTTGGGGAGAGCCAGCAGCTCCAACGTCAACTGTTGACAATGGTACCTCTGCCTGGGGCAAGCCCCAAGGGGGGGTAGGAGGGTGGGGAGACGGTGGCCACGAGTCCTCTGGACCCTATGGCAGGGCCAATGGACCCGCAGGTTCTGCACCTTGCAAGCCAG GCCCCAAACCTATGCAAGATGGCTGGGGAAATGGAGGCGAGGAGATGGGCATGTCTAGCAGCCAATGGGATACCGAGGAGGGGGATATGTGGAACAGCCCCACCTCCCAGGAGAGCAGCTCTTCATGCAACTCTTGGGGCAATGGACCCAAGAAAGGCCCAAGCAAG GTGAAGATGAGCAACAAGCCAGATGAGGCCTGGATCATGAATCGTCTCATCAAACAGCTCACTGACATGGGTTTTCCG AGAGACCCTGCTGAGGAGGCTTTAAAGAGCAACAACATGAACCTTGACCAGGCCATGA GCGCCCTGTTGGAGAAGAAGACGGACCTGGATAAGCGGGGCATGGGCATGTCTGATTACAGCAATGGCATGAACAAGCCCATGATGTGTCGGCCCTCAGCACTCTCCAAAGACCCCTCTGACCGCAACACCTTTCTCGACAAG GATGTTGGTCTGTCAGATGATGCCCCCCCATCACCGTTTCTGCCTTCCCCCAGCCTGAAGCTCCCCCTGATCAACAGTAGCCTTCCTGGGCAGGGTCTGGGACAGGGCAACCTGGGGCTGGCGATGCAAAACTTGAACAACAGACAG aTACCCAGTGGAATGTTTGGCAGTAGTGGAGCAGCACAAACCCGGgccatgcagcagcagcagcagcagcagcagcagcagcagcagcagccgcctccTCAGCAACCTGTGCCACCTCTCAGCTCCTCCCAGCCTAGTCTACGTGCTCAAGTGCCTCAGTTTCTCTCCCCTCag GTCCAAGCACAGCTCTTGCAGTTTGCAGCAAAAAATATAGGTCTGAACCCTGCACTTTTAACCTCACCAATAAACCCTCAACAAATGACCCTGTTGTACCAACTTCAGCAGCTGCAAATG GCGTACCAGCGTTTACAAatccagcagcagatgatgcaGGCGCAGCGCAATGTTTCCGGGCCCATTCGACAACAAGAGCAGCAA GTTGCACGTACAATCACcaacatgcagcagcagatccAGCAGCACCAGCGTCAGCTGTACCAGGCGCTGCtgatgaagcagcagcaacttccctctcattcctcctcctcttcctcctctggtctGCATCCCCCTGGTGGCTCCGCTGGAGGTCATGGCTCCGGCAAAACAACCCTGGACCCCTTTACAGGCCCACACCAGGCTCCGGGCCTCGTCGATTCACTGCACACCAAAGAGCCACCCTCTTCGCCCAGCGCCTACAGCGCCTACCCTCTCT ctggACTGAACCcaaacatgaatgtaaactgCATGGAGGTTGGGGGTCTGTCCCTGAAGGAGCCCCCTCAGCCCCAATCCCGCCTGTCCCAGTGGACACACTCCAACTCCATGGACTCTAGCAACTCCTCAAACATGGAGAACCACCTCAATAAGCATG GTGCCATTTCTGCTGCCTCTTCTCTGGGCCCCCCTGGGAAGCCCACCCAGCTGGAGGACTCATACAGCCCTTACAATCTTATATCCGGCTCTGAGCCCTCCACCAGCCAAGACAGTTGGGGCCAGGGCAAGAGCCCCAATGAAAAGATCTCTAATGGGACCAACATTAACTGGCCCCCAG AGTTCTGCCCTGGTGTGCCATGGAAAGGCCTTCAGAACATCGATCCCGAAAATGACCCCAACATGACCCCTGGCAGCGTCCCCAGTGGTCCCACCATCAACACCAACATTCACGATGTTAACCGCTACCTGCTGCGAGACAGGAATGGAG gtaaaatgtctgacatgaAGTCCACCTGGTCCCCAGGGCCCATCTCCCAGAGCCAAGCCTCTCTGTCCCACGAGCTGTGGAAAGTCCCCCAGGGGCCGCGCAGCTCCACAGCTCCTTCTCGCCCCCCACCGGGCCTCACCCACAGCAAGTCCTCCTCTACCTGGGGCGGCAACTCACTGGGTCTGGGCCAAGGCTGGAGTGGCAACTACACCTCTG AGGGAACCACCTGGAGTACTGACAGCTCCACCAGGACCAGCAGCTGGCTGGTGCTGAGGAATCTCACCCCACAA ATTGATGGTTCAACTCTGCGGACCCTGTGCATGCAGCACGGCCCCCTGATCACATTCCACCTCAACCTGACCCAGGGGAACGCCGTTGTGCGCTACAGCTCCAAGGACGAGGCCGCCAAGGCACAGAAGTCTCTGCACAT GTGTGTGCTTGGAAACACCACTATCCTGGCGGAGTTTGctggcgaggaggaggtgaaccgCTTCTTTGCACAAGGTCAGTCGCTAGGGGCAAACACCACTAGCTGGCAGGCCAACCCGGGAACCAATCAAAACAGAATGGGCGGGGCAGCGCAGTCCCACTCCATTGGCCAATGGGGCAACAGCGTTGGTGGAGGCAAGGTCAGCGGAGGCGACCTGCTGTGGGGCGGGGTGCCCCAGTACTCCAGCCTGTGGGGGCCGCCCAGTGGAGAGGATGCCCGCGTGATCGGGAGCCCGACCCCCATCAACACCCTGCTGCCTGGAGACCTACTTAGTGGGGAGTCCATGTAG